The following coding sequences are from one Elusimicrobium minutum Pei191 window:
- a CDS encoding TolC family protein, which produces MKINNLEKISFLAVILLVSPHIFAAEYFSRFTPAADVTLEQAIRLGIENNTNLLSVEQSIIIAEHRVNETSFMRFPQFDLMASATKYDLEYPTVLPESMGFKVLSPQSGRNDNLYGVRVSAVQYLYSGGRISGSIKLAKAQLKEEKSKYETERNNVIFNVKNSFYNMLYAQKRLETAEEGFKRAQNYAKKQPLQGWRGVAVTAAVEKFRTEVFAARHEFKKAHLDLLKNLNKELNAEVKIKGDFKPFTFESDLSKLTLWAMQFRPELKTALYELEVYSIYTNLSISQKYPDIIVGASFEQLGDSSLEDTNKQISMAVRLPLSYGFISQPRQRKAQQKQSTLRRADLEDRIRIQVSENFSNLTFWQAEVVQREASLEILSKEIAKNEKLGSFGQESLLALEAYQTAKYSYLQAVFENLKSKAGLEWAVGQDL; this is translated from the coding sequence ATGAAAATAAACAATCTTGAAAAAATATCTTTTTTGGCAGTTATATTACTTGTTTCCCCGCATATTTTCGCGGCGGAGTACTTTAGCCGTTTTACTCCTGCGGCGGACGTTACTTTAGAGCAGGCTATAAGGCTTGGTATTGAAAATAATACCAACCTGCTAAGCGTTGAGCAGAGTATAATAATAGCCGAACACAGAGTAAATGAAACTTCGTTTATGCGCTTTCCGCAATTTGACTTAATGGCTTCGGCCACAAAATATGATTTGGAATATCCCACAGTTTTACCTGAAAGTATGGGTTTTAAAGTTTTAAGCCCCCAAAGCGGCCGGAATGATAATTTATACGGCGTAAGAGTGTCTGCCGTGCAATATTTATACTCGGGAGGCAGAATTTCCGGTTCAATAAAACTTGCGAAAGCGCAGCTTAAAGAAGAAAAAAGTAAATATGAAACGGAAAGAAATAATGTTATTTTTAACGTAAAGAATTCTTTTTATAATATGCTTTACGCGCAAAAAAGGCTTGAAACTGCCGAAGAGGGTTTTAAAAGAGCACAAAACTACGCAAAAAAACAACCTTTACAAGGCTGGCGGGGAGTAGCGGTTACCGCGGCGGTTGAAAAGTTCAGAACGGAAGTTTTTGCGGCCAGGCATGAGTTTAAAAAAGCTCATTTGGATTTACTTAAAAATTTAAACAAAGAACTTAACGCCGAAGTTAAAATAAAAGGTGATTTTAAACCTTTTACGTTTGAAAGCGATTTGTCTAAATTGACGCTTTGGGCCATGCAGTTCAGGCCGGAACTTAAAACCGCTCTTTATGAACTTGAAGTTTATAGCATTTACACAAATTTAAGTATAAGCCAAAAATATCCCGATATTATTGTGGGCGCCAGTTTTGAACAGCTTGGGGATTCTTCTTTAGAAGATACCAACAAGCAAATAAGTATGGCGGTGCGTTTGCCCCTTTCATACGGTTTTATAAGCCAGCCCAGGCAAAGAAAAGCACAACAAAAACAAAGCACGCTCAGACGCGCCGATCTTGAAGACAGAATAAGAATACAGGTGTCGGAAAACTTTAGTAATTTGACTTTCTGGCAGGCTGAGGTTGTACAAAGGGAAGCATCTTTGGAAATTCTGTCTAAAGAAATAGCCAAAAATGAAAAACTGGGATCTTTTGGCCAGGAATCTCTTTTAGCGTTGGAAGCTTACCAAACCGCTAAATACTCTTATCTTCAAGCCGTATTTGAAAACCTTAAATCTAAAGCAGGCCTTGAATGGGCGGTAGGCCAAGATTTATAA
- a CDS encoding patatin-like phospholipase family protein, with translation MKKYCLLFAVFVTALPLFSGEIKKQDDILREFLWNEFISTPAEERTKVGLSLSAGGTRGFAHVGVLEVLEDAGTPIDMLTGTSMGAVIGSAYAAGLPIKGLWELGENMTINKVTDDLGVTGLFKLIVGKELPTSQQFEVFLNENLENKNFEDLNIPFACPSMDIKTGEKVLFTSGPVALAVRASMNLPGVFEPVQYRQRQLVDGGVVDYLPVGAVKDLGAEYVIASLALQDYSGVVPKTIAAYLLRIGDIRGAILTEEALTKANFAVKPKIANIEVLAFEKLPKAGEIGVREMYKNLRALQEDLILFNMKKYAK, from the coding sequence ATGAAAAAATATTGTCTTTTATTCGCTGTTTTTGTAACTGCTTTGCCTCTTTTTTCGGGAGAAATAAAGAAGCAGGACGATATTTTGCGCGAATTTTTGTGGAATGAATTTATTTCAACTCCTGCTGAAGAAAGAACAAAAGTAGGGCTTTCTTTATCAGCCGGCGGAACGCGCGGTTTCGCGCATGTGGGCGTTTTAGAAGTGCTTGAAGACGCCGGCACGCCAATCGATATGCTTACGGGAACTTCTATGGGGGCGGTAATAGGTTCCGCTTACGCCGCCGGGCTTCCGATAAAAGGACTTTGGGAACTTGGCGAAAACATGACTATTAATAAAGTTACCGATGATCTTGGCGTTACCGGTTTATTTAAGCTTATAGTAGGTAAAGAGCTTCCCACTTCACAGCAATTTGAGGTTTTTTTAAACGAAAACCTGGAAAATAAAAATTTTGAGGATTTGAATATTCCTTTTGCCTGCCCTTCAATGGATATTAAAACGGGTGAGAAAGTTTTGTTCACTTCAGGCCCCGTGGCATTAGCGGTGCGCGCCAGTATGAATTTGCCCGGCGTTTTCGAGCCCGTGCAATACAGGCAGCGCCAGTTGGTAGACGGCGGGGTTGTGGACTATTTGCCTGTTGGCGCGGTAAAAGATTTAGGGGCCGAATATGTTATAGCCTCCCTTGCTTTGCAAGATTACAGCGGCGTTGTTCCTAAAACAATAGCGGCGTACCTGTTAAGAATAGGCGATATAAGAGGCGCAATCTTAACGGAGGAAGCCTTGACTAAAGCTAATTTTGCCGTAAAGCCGAAAATAGCAAATATAGAAGTTCTGGCTTTTGAAAAGCTGCCCAAAGCGGGTGAAATAGGTGTTAGGGAAATGTATAAAAATCTTCGCGCTTTACAGGAAGATTTAATACTTTTTAATATGAAAAAATATGCGAAATAA